The nucleotide sequence TGGCCCTGCGACCAGCATTCACCGACATTCGGGCAACCCGCTTCTTCGCAGACGGTGGACAGGCGGTGTTCGCGCATGATCTCGCGCGTTTTCAAATAACCTTCGCCGCCCGGTGCCTTTACCCTGATCCAGTCCGGTTTCTTCGGTTGGGCATTGTCCTTGCGGTGCGCCTTTTCAGGGTGGCGTTGAGCTGGGATTTTCAGATCGCGCATGTTTTCTCTCTCCTCCGCATGAACATAGCCGTCCCTGCGTGGTTTGTCGTCTGTCTATGACGCATAGCTGCCATAAGCTCAAGAAATGTCACGAGGCCTGCTTTTCAATGCCTTTGGGGTTGGAAGCTGCCAGGGCGGACTGTCCGGCCTGCGACAGGATATGCGCGAGTTCGGAAAACCACATCTCCGCCTGGTCCGTGGCGATACGGACCACACCGATCTGGCGGGACGCGCCTGCGAGCGGTTGGACGACAAGGCCGGGTGTCGCGGCTTGCTCGGTCGCGAGGGCGATCTGCGGAAGAATGGTCACGCCCAATCCCTGCCCGGCCAAGCGGCACAGGCTTGAGAGCGATGCGGCACTCGTTGTGGGTTGCTCGGCAATCCCTAATGCGGCATGGGCCTGATCTGTCAGACAATGGTCGGCACCCAGGGTCAACAGGTCGTGCGGCTCCAAGGTGCTTCGGTCGGACACTGCCGGATGATGTGGCTGTCCCGCGATGAAGAGAGGATCCTCGAACAGCGCGGCGGCATGTAGGTCACCCGATGCTTGTGGCAGGGACATCACCGCCACATCCAGATCCCCCGCACGAAGACCATGCAGCAGCGATCCTGCCGGGGCTTCTGTCAAAGCCATACCACGCAGCATCCGCGGCAGTCCGCCCTGTCCGCCCTGTCCGCCCAGATGCGGTATGAAGTAAGGCGCGACGGTCGGGATGATGCCCAGCCGCAGTTTTGCACCAAGTACGCCTCGCCGCGCCGCGCCTTCCAGATCAGCGACATCGGCAAGAATGGACAACGCGCGCCGCAACGCATCTTGTCCCGCAGCCGTCAGGCGAACTCCGCCGGTACGGCGCTCGACAAGCGTCGCGGCAAGACTTGTTTCAAGTTCCTTCATCTGCATCGAAAGCGCGGGCTGCGACACATGCATCCGCTCGGCCGCAGCACCGAAGCTGCCGGTTTCGGCGAGAGCCTGAAGATAACGAAGCTGTCGAAGTGTCACTGGCATCGGCGCGTCCTATCACAACCGGCGGCGAGCGCAATTTGCATCCAACGTCCACATATCGCACAGCAATTAGGCACAGCACAATTATTGTGCATCTGTTCTGAACAAGAGGCAGGGATCTGACCGAAGAATAGGCGCGGCTCGTCTCCTTGCCTTTCGGTCACCGGCCAATCGGGTTTTTCTGCAGACGCCGACGGGGAGCCCCCGCCGGCAGATGTGCGGAGGCTGATTGCTTGACCGGCCACCTGCCCCCGCACGGTGCAACACGAGTTGCGAGGGTAAAATATGATTGAAACCGCTGAACACAACAGCGTGTCCGACCTGCCCATCGCAGCCCAGACAACAGGGGACTGGGAGATATGAAGAATTTCGCGAAGCTTCTTGGGGGCGCAAGCGCCGCCACCATCATGCTGCACGGGCTTGCCTTCGCACAGGACGACACGATCAAGGTGGGCATCCTGCATTCGCTGTCCGGAACGATGGCAATCTCGGAAACGACACTCAAAGACACCATGCTGATGCTGATCGAGCAGCAAAACGCCAAGGGCGGCGTCATGGGTAAACAGCTTGAGGCGGTTGTTGTCGATCCGGCATCGGACTGGCCGCTCTTTGCCGAAAAAGCGCGCGAATTGCTGACCGTTCAAGATGTGGACGTGATCTTCGGCTGCTGGACATCGGTCAGCCGCAAATCCGTTCTGCCGGTGATCGAGGAACTGAACGGACTTCTGTTCTACCCGGTGCAGTATGAAGGCGAGGAAAGTTCCAAGAATGTCTTCTACACCGGCGCCGCGCCGAACCAGCAGGCCATTCCGGCGACCGACTACTTCCTCGAAGAACTGGGCGTCGAGAAGTTCGCGCTGCTTGGCACCGACTATGTCTATCCGCGCACGACCAACAACATTCTAGAAGCCTATCTTAAGGACAAGGGAATCCCCGAAGACGATATCTTCGTCAACTACACGCCGTTTGGCCATTCCGACTGGTCCAAGATCGTGTCGGACGTTGTGGCTCTCGGCGCCGATGGCAAGAAGGTCGGCGTGATTTCCACCATCAACGGTGACGCGAATATCGGCTTCTACAAGGAACTGGCGGCAGCAGGTGTTTCTGCAGACGATATCCCGGTCGTGGCGTTTTCGGTGGGTGAAGAAGAGCTGTCCGGTCTCGACACCTCGAACCTTGTCGGACACCTGGCCGCATGGAACTATTTCCAGTCGGCCGACACGGCCGAAAACGAAGAATTCGTGACCGAATGGAAGACCTTTGCCGGTGAAGACCGCGTGACCAACGACCCGATGGAGGCGCATTACATCGGGTTCAACATGTGGGTAAACGCCGTCGAGGAAGCCGGAACAACCGATGTCGATGCGGTGTCTGACGCGATGATCGGGCAGACCTTCCCGAACCTGACGGGTGGCGAAGCGGAAATGTTGCCGAACCACCATCTGTCCAAGCCGGTGCTGATCGGTGAAATCCAGGCGGACGGTCAATTCGACATCATTTCGGAAACCGATCCGGTGCCGGGCGACGCCTGGACCGACTTCCTGCCGGAATCTGCTGTCCTGACCTCTGACTGGGCTGAACTCGATTGCGGTATGTACAACACCGAAACCGAAACCTGCGTCCAGATGAAGTCGAACTACTGATCTGACCTAAGATGATCCGGGGGGCGCATGTTGCGCCTCCCGCACAGACGAAGAAACGGGTTTCCATGTTCCGGCACCTCATCTCGGCAGTATGTCTGCTGGTTTCCTTGACCTGCCCTGCTGCGGCGCAAGATGCGACCATACAGGACCTGCTGCAAGAACACCGTGATATCATCCTCGACAGTTCCCGCCGCACCATTGGCCCGGCCATTGATGCGCTTGGAAACAGCGACCTGCCCGCAGCCCAGACAGTGCTGGAAAAATGGCAGAACAAGGAAATGTGGTACCGCGAAAGCGATGACGGGTTCTACTATGCCGAGGAAGTGGACCGCGACACGCTGCGCCTGTTCGACTTTGCAACCAACGAGGATCTGGGCGAAGCGCCCGAAGATGACCTGGAACAACTCAAGCCCAATAGTGGCATACGCGGGCTGATCGGCGCGGCGCTGGTGCAGTTCCAACTGAAATCGGACGACAAGACCACCCGGATCGCGGCGCTGGACGGGATTGCGCGCGACGCGGAAGAATCGCACCTGGCGGCTTTACGCAGCGCGATCGAACAGGAAACGGATGCGGATGTCGCCGCACGCATGGCGCGGCTTGAACGTCTGCTGACCATCGAATTCGGCGCAACCGATGAAGAACGGGTGGAGGCGATTGAAAGCTTCAAGGGGGATCTGGGTGTGGATGTGCGCGCTGCCCTGAACCCGATCCTCGTAACTCGCCGGGAAGCCGCTGACGCCCTGCCCGACGACGCCAATATCGCGAATGAATTGCGACCGGGCACGGACGCTTTGACGCAAGACGAAGCCTACACGTTGCTGGTCGAGGAAAGCTTGGCAGAACCGCGCATTTCAACAGCTGACCGTGACGCGGCGCTGGTGGCGAACATCCAGGACCGAAAGGTCGCGGGCATTCCGGTCGGTCGATTGAACAATGATACGGAGCGCGACGCCGCCTATGCAGCCCTGGCCGATCTGTCACTGGTCCCGCCGACCGTCACGGAGGAAGACTTCAACGCGGCGCTCGACAATCATGTCTTTTTTGACCGCTACCTTCAGCCATCAAGCGCCCTGACCGATGCGGCGCAGGACACGCTCCGGTCGATCGAATTGAAAGTCGCTCTGAACCGCTTTGCGGATCTGACGCTGGACGCGATGTCGCTGGCCTCGATCTACTTCCTTGCGGCCATCGGGCTGGCCGTCACTTTCGGTGTGATGGGTGTGATCAATATGGCCCATGGCGAATTCATCATGATGGGCGCCTATACCGGCTATGTCGTGCAGCAGATCATCCCGGATTACACCGTGTCGATCGTCGTGGCGCTGCCGCTGGCGTTCTGCGTGACTTTCGCGGCGGGCGTGGCGATGGAACGGCTGGTGATCCGCTGGCTTTACAACAGCCCGCTGGAGACCTTGCTCGCCACCTTCGGGATTTCTATCGCGCTTCAGCAGATCGCGAAGAACATCTTCGGTACGCAAGCCCGCCCGCTGACCTCGCCCGGTTGGCTGGACGGGGCGCTGGTTTTTAACGATGTCGTGTCGATCAGCTATATCCGCATCGCGATTTTCGCGTTGGCGATCATCTTCGCGGTGTTGGTGATGTTCATCATGAACCGAACACGGCTGGGGCTTGAGGTGCGCGCCGTGACCCAAAACCCCGCAATGGCATCATCAATGGGCATCAATCCCGACCGGATCAACATGCTGACCTTCGGGTTGGGATCGGGCATCGCGGGGATCGCGGGCGTCGCCATCGGGCTGTTTTCCAAGGTCACGTCGGAGTTGGGCCAAGATTACATCGTGCAAAGCTTCATGACCGTGGTGATCGGCGGTGTGGGCAACATCTGGGGGACCATCGCGGGTGCCACGCTGATCGGATTCCTGCAAAAGGGGATCGAGTGGATGAACCCGTCCAATTCGCTCGCCGCGCAGACCTACATGATCATCTTCATCATCATCTTCATCCAGTTCCGGCCACGAGGGATTATCGCCCTCAAGGGTCGCGCGGCGGGGGCCTGAGCCATGAGACAAAGCTTCATCGCCAAGAACCCGTCGGTGCTGGTCTTCCTTGCCTGTCTTGCACTCTTCACCCTGACGGTGACGGTGCTGGCCGAAGGCTTCGGGATCGGCGTGATTTCCACGAGCTTCGTGAAAACATTGGGCAAGACGTTGTGCCTGTGTCTGGTTGCAATCGCGATGGATCTTGTCTGGGGCTACTGCGGCATCCTGAGCCTTGGGCATTTCGCGTTTTTCGGGTTGGGCGGCTACATGATCGGCATGTGGCTGATGTATGAGCGCACCAGGCTGATCGTCGCGGATTCACTGGCGGCGGCGCAACTTCCCCCTACCCCGCAGGAAATCTCCGGCGCCATCGGTTCGCAGATTTTCGGCGTCGTGGGCAGCAGCGACTTTCCGTTCGTCTGGGGCTTTGCGCACAGCCTGACGCTGCAGTTGATGCTGGTTGTACTGGTCCCCGGCCTGCTGGCGCTGGTCTTCGGGTGGCTTGCCTTCCGCAGCCGCGTCACGGGCGTTTACCTGTCGATCCTCACGCAGGCGATGACGCTGGCGCTCGCGCTGTACCTGTTCCAGAATGAAAGCGGTTTGCGCGGCAATAACGGGCTGTCGGGGCTCCAGAACCTGCCGGGGTTGGACGCGGTGCCGCAATCCATCATCTCAATCTGGTTCCTGTGGGGATCGGCGTTGGCGCTTGGCCTTGGCTACATGCTGGGGGCCTGGGTCGTGTCCGGCAAGTTCGGCAATGTCATCAAGGGCATCCGGGATGACGAGGCCCGTGTGCGCTTCCTGGGCTATTCCGTGGAAAGCTACAAGCTGTTCATCTTCACGCTGACCGCCATCATCGCAGGGATCGCGGGTGCGCTTTATTACCCGCAGGCGGGTATCATCAACCCGGGCGAGATCGCCCCGATCGCGTCGATCTACCTCGCCGTCTGGGTGGCCATCGGTGGTCGCGGGCGTCTCTACGGCGCAGTCATCGGCGCGGCCGTGGTGTCACTTCTGTCGACCTGGTTCACGGGCGGCCAGGCCCCCGACATCCCGCTGGGCTTCTATACAATCAGTTGGGTCGATTGGTGGCAGGTGCTGCTGGGGCTGTCCTTCGTTCTGGTGACGCTGTTCGCACCCAAAGGCATCGGCGGGCTGTTCGACCTGATCGCGCATCGCATCTCGCCAAACCGTCACGGCGCGGACCTCGGCCCCGATATGGGCGCATTCCGCGAAAAGGAGGCCACCGAATGAGCACGCTTCTTGAGGTGTCCGGCGTCTCGGTCAGCTTTGACGGGTTCAAGGCCATCAACAATCTGTCCTTCCAGATCGGCGATGCGGAGCTTCGCGCGGTCATCGGTCCCAACGGCGCGGGCAAGACCACCTTCATGGACATCGTGACCGGCAAGACCCGTCCCGATGAGGGGCGCGTGATCTGGGGTGAAAAATCCGTGTCGCTGCTGAAAATGTCCGAGGCCCGCATCGCGCGCGAAGGGGTGGGCCGCAAGTTCCAGCGCCCCACCGTGTTCGAGGACCAATCCGTTCGCGAAAACCTGTCCATGGCCCTAAAGAAGGACCGCAACGCCTTTACTGTTCTGTTCTACCGTCCCACCCCCGAAGATGCGGACAAGGTCGAACGGGTCGCGGAAGAAATCGGGCTAAAGGACCAGCTTGATCGCAAATCGGGCGAGTTGAGCCACGGCCAGAAGCAATGGCTCGAAATCGGCATGCTGCTGGCGCAAGAGCCACGATTGCTGCTGGTGGATGAACCGGCCGCCGGTATGACACTGTCGGAGCGAGAGCACACCACCGATATCCTGCGCGAAGCCGCCAGGACGCGCGCCGTCGTCGTCGTGGAACACGACATGGAATTCGTCCGCCGGCTGGATTGCAAGGTCACGGTGCTGCACGAAGGATCAGTGCTGGCCGAAGGCAGCCTCGACCATGTTACCAAGAACAAGCAAGTCATCGATGTTTACCTAGGGCGCTGAGCAATGCTTAAAATCAAAGATCTGACCCTGCATTACGGCGGCTCGCAAATCCTGCATGGCATCGACATGCAGGCGGATGTGGGGAAGGTGACCTGCCTGATGGGCACCAACGGCGTGGGCAAGACGAGCCTGCTGAAAGCGATCTCCGGCACCCACGCCCGGTCGGGCGGGTCAGTAGAGCTAAATGGCGAGGACCTGGGCCAGCTGGCCGCGCATGAACTGGCCAGGCGCGGCGTCGGGTATGTGCCACAAGGCCGGATGATCTTTCCCCTGCTCACGGTGCGGGAAAATCTGGAAACGGGCTATGGCTGCCTGCCCAATGGCGAACGGATGGTGCCCGACGAGATCTACGAATTGTTCCCCGTCCTCGCCGAAATGAAATCGCGCCGGGGCGGCGATCTTTCGGGCGGCCAGCAGCAGCAACTTGCGATCGGGCGCGCATTGGTGACAAAGCCGAAGCTCCTGCTTCTCGACGAGCCGACGGAGGGTATCCAGCCCAACATCATCCAGCAGATCGGGCGCGTGATCAGTTACCTGCGCGATCAGGGGAAAATGGCGATCATCCTTGTCGAGCAGTATTTCGATTTCGCCTATGAGTTGGCAGATAGCTTCTACGTCCTCAGGCGCGGCGAAGTGACCAAGAGCGGAACGCGTGCGCAGCTGACGCGCGACGAGCTGGTAGAAGCGGTTTCTGTCTGATTACCGCAGTTTGCAATTGCAGCCCGAAGCACGTTTCGATATAGCACCCCTCGCACGCACCTGTAGCTCAGCTGGATAGAGCGCTGCCCTCCGAAGGCAGAGGCCAAAGGTTCGAATCCTTTCAGGTGCGCCACAAAATCAATAGGTTGCGGGAAAACCGACAGGGTCGAAAGCGGCCCATATCTGTGCATTGCACGGAAACGACGCAAGCATCCTGCCTCGTGAAGTTCGTGTGAGCCTGGTTCTCACGGGTGAGGCCAGACTGCCATCCACCCGGGATAATGTAGTCTTGCCCCGGACAAATCGACGCCCTTCTGATGCCCAGGCCGACGTTGACGCTTAATCTTAGCCGAGTCGCAGAGGGTCTTAGATCAACGGCGAAGCCGTGAAAACAAGCCTGTTCGCACATGATCGCCGAGGCCCTCGCGAATACAAAGCGTGCGGGCAACACAGCTGCCCGTGATACCTGTTAGCGTGGACCAAGCCAGCCCTGCACGATCACGATCGCCGGGCTGGAAAAACTGCAAGCTAGCTCGCGTCACCGCCAAGCACACGCAGCCGGTGTATGAGGCTGGATGTGTCCCAGCGGCCACCGCCCAATGCCTGCACATCGCCGTAGAATTGGTCGACCAGTGCCGCGACGGGAAGGCTGACGCCGACATGCTGCGCGTGTTCCAGCGCGATCCCCAGATCCTTACGCATCCAGTTCACGGCAAATCCGAACTCGAATTCCCCGTCGGCCATCGTGTTCGCACGGTTTTCCAACTGCCATGACCCGCCAGCGCCCTGCGCGACCAATTTGGCCACTGCTTTGGGATCGAGCCCCGACTTCGCGGCAAAGTTGAGACCTTCCGAAATACCCTGCACGATGCCCGCAATGCAGACCTGATTGACCATCTTCGTCAACTGACCGGCGCCGACCGAACCGAAGCATTCACATGCCTTGGCATAGGCGGTCATGACCTCCCTGGCGCGGGCGAAATCGGCGTCGCCGCCACCACACATCACCGCAAGCTGGCCGTTTTCGGCACCCGCCTGCCCGCCCGAGACCGGCGCGTCCACGAAGCCGATCCCGCGTTCACCGGCAACGTCGGCGAGTTCGCGGGCGACGAGCGCCGATGCGGTCGTGTGATCGACCAGCAGCGCCCCCTCCGACATGCCGGCCAAAGCCCCTTCGTCGCCGAGTATGACCGATCGCAGATCGTCGTCATTACCAACACAGGTGAACACGACATCCGCGCCCTTTGCGGCCTCTGCCGGTGTCAGGGCGGATGCGCCGCCATAGTTTTCCACCCATTTTTCGGCCTTGGCTGTTGTGCGGTTATAGACGGTAACGTCGTGGCCCGCCTTCTGCAGATGGCCCGCCATTGGAAAGCCCATCACCCCAAGTCCGATGAATGCCAGTTTTGCCATGTCCCTCTACTCTCCCGTTGCAGGTATCGCGCATCTTTCTTCAGGACAAACCACTCCTTGCGGAAAAGGTCAAAGGATTGCCACAGTTTTGGTCCTGATCACACGGATGCACTTGTGCCACACCGTCAATAGCCTTTACGAATTAAGGTAAAGGCGGGGAGCAGGCCAGCATGACAACGACCAGACCTTCGGCATCTTTCAGGACCGCACTGGCGGCGCTCATGCTGAGTGTATCCGCTGGAAGCGTTCAGGCGTTGGAAAGGGTCGATATCCGGATCGAAGGCCCTATCGATACGGAAGAACGCGAAACACTGCAGAATCGCGTGTCAGGGGCATCGCTGTCACAGAAAGCGCTGGATGAAGAGATCACCGACGGGCAGGAAATCATGGCCAGCGCGCGGTCCGATTATGCCCGTATTCTGGGTGTGTTGTACGAGGAAGGTTATTATGGACCATCCGTTTCGATTATGGTGGATCGGCGTGAGGCTGCGGAAACCTCGCCTTTCTCCGCGCCGCAAGATGTCCAGATCGTCCAGATCATCGTGCAGACCGGCCCGCGTTTTCGGTTTGGTCAGACCGACATTGATCCACGCGCACCAGACAGTGTGCAACCGCTGGCCACCGGGTTTGAAGTGGGCAAACGGGCTCGCGCCAATGTCATTGGCACGGCGGCACGCACGGCAGTAAACGAATGGAAAGACTTGGGGTATGCGAAGGCCGATGTCGACACACAAGACATTACCGCTGACCATAATGCACGTCGCCTGAACGTGGATATAGGCCTGAATACCGGACCTCGTCTGCGGTTCGGTGACGTAACGATCGATGGCAACAGCAAGATCCGCGAAGAACGGCTGCGTCAGATCCTCGGCTGGCCTAGGGGTGAACGTTATTCGCCCGACGAGCTTCAGCGATCCGTCACTCGGTTGCGGCGTAGCGGTGTATTCAGTACCGTCAACGTGCGGGAATCTGACACGCCTAACCCTGACGGCACGCTGGACTACAATCTGACACTGATCGAGAACAAGCCCCGTCGTATCGGGTTTGGTGCCGAATACTCAACACTTGACGGGCTGCTGGTAAACGGGTTCTGGCTGCACCGCAATGTCTTTGGCGGCGCGGAACGCTTCCGCATAGATGGCGAAATCAAGGACATCGGGGAAGCTATCGACAATCCGACGACTGGGTCTGGCGTCGATTACAGGTTATCCGCGCGTCTGACGCGTCCGGCCGCCTTCGGTCCGGACAGGGATTTGTTCCTGTATGGCAATCTGGAACACAATGACGAACCCGACTACGTTGAATCTCTGGGGTCACTGGGTGTGGGTATCACACGATATTTCAATGAAGATCTTTATGCCGAGATCGCCATTGGCCTGCGCTATTCACATGTCGAGGACGACCTTGGCGAGCGTGACTTCACGCATTTGGTGCTGCCCTCGCGGGTTGAATGGGATGAACGCGACGATCCGGGCGATGCGGCGGAAGGTTACTATCTGAATGTCCGCGCAACACCATTCATTTCCACCGGCGAATCTGAAACTGGCATGCAGGCCTATATTGATGGACGCACCTATTGGGGGTTTGGGGAGGAGACGGATACCGTACTCGCTGCGCGGCTCCAACTCGGCAGCGTTCTGGGGTCATCGATCAAGGGCACTCCGCCCAACTACCTGTTCTATTCGGGCGGCGGCAACACGGTGCGTGGCTTCGAATATGAATCGCTCGGCGTCGAGGCGGATGGCGCCCACACTGGCGGGCGCAGTTTCATCGGCCTTTCGACCGAAGTTCGTCGCAAAGTTACCAATGCCATCGGTGTCGTCGGATTCGTCGATACCGGGTTCGTGGGGCCAGACAGCTTTTATACCGAGGACGGCAGCTGGCAAACCGGGGTCGGATTGGGCATTCGCTATGATACCCCTATCGGGCCCCTGCGCGTCGATCTGGCCACGCCCGTTCAGTCTGAGGACAAGGACGCATTCTCGGCCGTGGAACTTTACATCGGTGTAGGACAGGCGTTTTGAAACGGATTGCATCATATCTGGCCGCTGCAACCTTCGGCCTTCTGCTCATGGCGATCCCAACGCCGCTGGTCTTAGCACAGGAAGCAACGGATACGTCTGAAGCCGAGGATGCAGGTTTTCTTGAACGGCAAATCCAGAACGCCCTTGGGGGAGAAGGCCGCTATGTACAGGTCATAGGGTTGAATGGAGTTCTAAATTCCGAAGTCAGCATCGACATGATCCGCATTTCGGATGACGAAGGCGTATGGCTGACCATAAGCGATGTTGTTCTCGACTGGAGCCGCCTCGCCCTGCTGCGTCGCCGGTTGGAAGTGGACACTTTGACCGTTGGGGATGTGCATGTCGAACGAAAGCCGATACCGGTGCCGACCGAGGGTCCGGAATTGCAGGCTGACACCGCTGCAGAACCATTCAGGCTGCCAGACCTGCCCGTCGCCGTTAATGTGGGCGAATTGTCAGTGGACAATCTGCGCTTGGATCAACCCGTTCTGAATCACGCGTTTCAAGCGCGTCTGGAGGGGTCCGCAGCGTTGCGGGACGGCGAAGGCACAGCAGAATTTCGGCTCAACCGCACGGATGAGATCCGCGGCGAGATCGACCTGAACGCAAGCTTCACCAACCAGACCCGTCGCTTGTTGACAGAACTTGACGTTACCGAAGATCAGGGCGGCTTGATCGTGTCGCTTGCGAAAATTCCCGATGCTCCGTCGATTGATCTGTCCTTGCAAGGCGATGGTCCCATCAATGATTTTGCGGCAGATCTGGTGCTGCAAACCAGCGGTATCGAACGGGTTCGCGGACAGGTGCGTCTATCTGAACAAGTGGGCGGACCCGCACAACCCGATGCGCAGGAAGAAGCAACAGAAGGCACGCAGACCGCACAGGCCCTGACCCGCACCCGCATCGTGGAAGGCGAAGTCGCGGGTAATGTGTACGACCTGCTGCCTGAAGACTATCGCGGCTTCTTCGGTCACCGAACCGCCCTGTCCTTCCGCGCGACCCAAAATGCCGAAGCAGGAATCGAAGTGCAGTCGTTGGACATTCAGTCGAGCGCGTTGAACCTGAGCGGACGCGTCGCCTTGTCTTCCGAAGGATGGCCCACCCTGATCGACTTGGATGGATCGATCGCGGACCGGCTCGGCCTTCCCGTCGTAATACCGATGAGCGGGCCTAAACTTCTGTTGTCGGACGCCGAAATCCGGATCGATTACAATGCTGCCGAAAGTAGCCGTTTCGACGCGACGATTTCTGGGAACGGCCTGATGCGCGAAAGCGGCATTCTCGTGGACCGTTTCGATCTCGCCTCGCAAGGCACGCTGGAACAAGGAGCAGGAACGCAATTGGGCGGCGTCGACGGAACGATTGATATGTCTGTCGTGGGGGCGTCCTTCACCGACCCGGCACTATGGGAGGCCGTTGGCGATGCGTTCACACTTACCGGCGGTTTCACATGGCAGGAAGGCGCATCTCTGAACCTGTCCGACTTCGTCGCGCAATCGGGCGATGTGCAGGTCACGGGCCTGGCCGAAATTGCCGGTTTGGAAACCGGTCAGATTTCCATCGATGCCGATGTTCGGGGCGAACTCCCGGATCTGTCACGGTTCGCCGCCATCTCGGGTCAGGATTTGTCAGGTGGTGCGAATGCTGCCATTCAAGGCCGCATCGATCTGGTGTCCGGCGCTTTTGATGCGGAAATCACGGGGCAGACACAGGATATCGCCTTGGGTCAGGTCGATACCGGCCAGCTTTTGCAAGGTGAAGGCAATCTTGCCGTGCGCGTCAAGCGCGACGAAAACGGCATTTCGATTGACCAGGTTTCCTTCGACTCGCCGGTGATCCAGCTGGGCGGTCAGGCAGCGATCACTCCGGAAGGCTGGCCGAGCCTGATCGACGTCGCCCTGCGCGTTCAGGACAAAAGCGGCGCCCCTGTCGCCCTGCCCGTCCCCGGTCAACAGATCAACTTGGCTCAAGGCGTGATGGATCTGCGCTATGACGAAACGCAAAGCGATCAGTTCAGCGTCGCTGCGCAGACGACTGGGCTGTCCGTGTCAAGCATCGGTCAGATTGGGACAGCCTCCGTCTCCAGCGAGGGAAAGTTGGTCAAAGGTTCCGGCACGCTGATCGAACAGATTACCGCGCAGTTGAATGCTGCCGTGTCCGACCTGTCGCTGAATGATCCCAAGCTTTCCGAAGCTGCCGGGCCGGGTGCCGAGATTTCTGCAAATATCAACTGGCCTTTGACCGGTGCGATCTCGATCGACCAGCTACGCATCGCATCTGGTGATCTGCAGCTCGGTGGCCGGGCGGACATCGCAAGTCCGGGCTCGGAAGATATGCGTATCTCCGGTGAACTGGAAGCACAGACAGGCGGGCTTCAGAGATTCGCGGCACTTGCGGGTCAGAACCTGCAAGGTGCGATCACAGCGGATGCGAGTTTCGATCTGGAACCCGCGCCGAAATTCTTCGATATCGATCTGACTGCGAACGGGACCGGGATGGGCATCGGTCAGACGCAGGCAGACGCTCTCTTGGCTGGCGATGCTCAGATCGCGCTGCGAGCCAACCGAACCGAGCAAGGCATCCGTGTCGATACCTTCTCCTTGTCAACAAATGAGCTGTCCGCCGGTGGCAGCGGTCAGATGACCCTTGCAGAAGGTGGCCGTTTCGATGTCAATGCCAACCTGCGTAACCTTGCAGTTCTTGCCCCCGACTTCAACGGGCCACTTTCACTG is from Qingshengfaniella alkalisoli and encodes:
- the urtE gene encoding urea ABC transporter ATP-binding subunit UrtE, yielding MLKIKDLTLHYGGSQILHGIDMQADVGKVTCLMGTNGVGKTSLLKAISGTHARSGGSVELNGEDLGQLAAHELARRGVGYVPQGRMIFPLLTVRENLETGYGCLPNGERMVPDEIYELFPVLAEMKSRRGGDLSGGQQQQLAIGRALVTKPKLLLLDEPTEGIQPNIIQQIGRVISYLRDQGKMAIILVEQYFDFAYELADSFYVLRRGEVTKSGTRAQLTRDELVEAVSV
- a CDS encoding NAD(P)-dependent oxidoreductase; the protein is MAKLAFIGLGVMGFPMAGHLQKAGHDVTVYNRTTAKAEKWVENYGGASALTPAEAAKGADVVFTCVGNDDDLRSVILGDEGALAGMSEGALLVDHTTASALVARELADVAGERGIGFVDAPVSGGQAGAENGQLAVMCGGGDADFARAREVMTAYAKACECFGSVGAGQLTKMVNQVCIAGIVQGISEGLNFAAKSGLDPKAVAKLVAQGAGGSWQLENRANTMADGEFEFGFAVNWMRKDLGIALEHAQHVGVSLPVAALVDQFYGDVQALGGGRWDTSSLIHRLRVLGGDAS
- a CDS encoding autotransporter assembly complex protein TamA is translated as MTTTRPSASFRTALAALMLSVSAGSVQALERVDIRIEGPIDTEERETLQNRVSGASLSQKALDEEITDGQEIMASARSDYARILGVLYEEGYYGPSVSIMVDRREAAETSPFSAPQDVQIVQIIVQTGPRFRFGQTDIDPRAPDSVQPLATGFEVGKRARANVIGTAARTAVNEWKDLGYAKADVDTQDITADHNARRLNVDIGLNTGPRLRFGDVTIDGNSKIREERLRQILGWPRGERYSPDELQRSVTRLRRSGVFSTVNVRESDTPNPDGTLDYNLTLIENKPRRIGFGAEYSTLDGLLVNGFWLHRNVFGGAERFRIDGEIKDIGEAIDNPTTGSGVDYRLSARLTRPAAFGPDRDLFLYGNLEHNDEPDYVESLGSLGVGITRYFNEDLYAEIAIGLRYSHVEDDLGERDFTHLVLPSRVEWDERDDPGDAAEGYYLNVRATPFISTGESETGMQAYIDGRTYWGFGEETDTVLAARLQLGSVLGSSIKGTPPNYLFYSGGGNTVRGFEYESLGVEADGAHTGGRSFIGLSTEVRRKVTNAIGVVGFVDTGFVGPDSFYTEDGSWQTGVGLGIRYDTPIGPLRVDLATPVQSEDKDAFSAVELYIGVGQAF